The Manduca sexta isolate Smith_Timp_Sample1 chromosome 7, JHU_Msex_v1.0, whole genome shotgun sequence region NNNNNNNNNNNNNNNNNNNNNNNNNNNNNNNNNNNNNNNNNNNNNNNNNNNNNNNNNNNNNNNNNNNNNNNNNNNNNNNNNNNNNNNNNNNNNNNNNNNNNNNNNNNNNNNNNNNNNNNNNNNNNNNNNNNNNNNNNNNNNNNNNNNNNNNNNNNNNATATTTGTTGACTAAGTTTTGTAACTTTACTGCATGTTTACGAcagatttttttgaaatatattcgcagtataataattattgttatgatttctataattggtttatatttgtataattaaaactgGATGTCTTGTTATCATTTGCTGAttgaaatctatataaatatcgaTTATGCAAGAATACGATCTGACATCTcgcaaaacaaataataatcgAGATATCAACCCTGTTTAGTTATTGTTCCACTTCTGGGCCTCCTGTTCACCGCATAGTCATATAAAACTTGctagaatttaaataagaaattctGATGGACAAATCCCTGGTATATAAGGTATATAAGATGGACACTAGATAGGAGTGTATTTGAATAATCCGCCATTAAAGATTCTGCTGCTAATCAATAAcaggtaaattaataaaataaaatacctaccatTTTGCCAACACAATCAGCAAATGAGTAAgtctttataatttgtttagtggaaaagcaataaaattaactaattttaattgtaaatttttgacATATGTGTATAGTTGATTTTGCACGTCTCAAATATGATATATTTCAGTTTGTTTATGCAACAGTTTATTGAGGGCTGATTTTTCgatcaattaaaaattattcattaaataaattaaaacctgaATATAAAAGCGAAAACTGGACAACCTTATTCAAAGAAGTGTTCATGGTGTATTATCttgtatgaataaattttataattaaaaaaatagcccTAAGTCGCACATGGTTCTGGCCATGTCGATATCTCTTTGAATAAGTATGagtaactacatattatatttgattttaaaatacctatacCCGAATATATTTGCGATATTAGGTCATATTTCAGTCTACGTGgaaattatttcattgaaaatattaaattatatttctagatAATTGATTTTAAGACATACTACTTAGTAATAAAGTGCCTTTTCTCTCTCActtgcaatatttaatttaatgtttctttgtatatttaataccaGCTTAATTCATGTTATTGCCGATTTTAAAAAGAAGGATATCAGAGATATTATAGAGACAGAAACACTTCGAGTATAGTACTCGGCAGTAAATGTACTTCGAACAGTAGGGATAGTATAGCAATAGAGGCTTTGTATAGCGTCGTCTCTTTCACTCGCTCTTATTCTACGTTTTGTCGCTGACTTAcctgtttttttacataagatGTAATATTTACTGCCGTGTGCAATGCAacctattttctatattttctgCAAAATTTTGACACAAAATGTAACAAGTCAACgacaatttataaattcttattatatatttttttattataattcaattattaatatgttggtcaattttaagtttattgtttgtgtaaacttaatattttgtctaatataaagtatattatgtaaacaattgTATCTTAATGAATTTTGAACTTGTGTCaaatatattaagataaatctgattcaaaataattttcattcaaGATATTAGTCACGGCTGGGTCGGAGAATAGGGGGTCTAAAATGGTTCTtgaattaattgttttaatgtatGAAATGGGAGgaatattattctaaaatattcatttaggCCCACAGAGTTCTAAAGACCCTAGAAATGGAGgtgagaaataatataaaacgtatttaGCTATGTAAAATGCTATATGTAAGTTCAGATAGGAAGTGCTTTATAACTATATGCCGCCgaaaatttttatacataattgaTATGCTAAGTACCCAGATACCGCGACGAGATGACTGAatgattgtaaatataaattaatgacgCACGCATTTCTGATATGTTGTGAACACATCCTTAGATGAAATATgatatgcaataataaaactaaattatgttGCAAAggtaacaataaagaaaaaagttcTTACCTATCAAAGATGCGTGTTGAAACTGATTGGCTGTAGTATAATTGAGCTGAAAATTTCAATGATTCTATTCGTTTGAAATATCTGATGACTTCGTTTTGTTGCACGCACTGTAGCACCTATCAGATAGGCTTCATTCACATCATTGCGAAATCATAGCAGCAAAAACACCGGTATTCAACATTGCAATTACATTAGCGCGGGAAAGAGATATcttaatgaaacaaaacaactaaaggtaaatataatatcatgcaTAATATGATATTACTCTTGAAaagattaacaataaaaaaacaaggcATCAAAACAagattaacaatttttatatggtttaaaGTTATAGTGAAACGATTGGTTTAGCTATCATGGACTCGCGGATGTGCATGAAGCCACATCAAAATACTTGCGTGTGACGTCATCTGAAGTCAGATACTACATACGGATAGTGTACTGTTTATTGGATTGGTATTAAAAATCGCTATGGAAAAGTCGTTTTGGAAAGGGCAgttgtttttatgaatttaaaatgtatcaaaGTACacgtattgaaaataatttcagaGTTAACATATACCTTGCCTTTGTGAATTTTTCccggatatttataaaaaaaatctgaacgTTTATTACGCACACGACGTTTATTAAACGGATGACTACGCGcttcaaaataaatctaaatcgCGTAGTAAACGCGATGCAGTCGGGAACCGTGTACTTTCTTACACAAACATGCAAGACAGAGTGTATTAAAAACGCGCGTTTTAAGACCGTTTAGATATCGTCGTGTGAATACgtccttatttattatatttttttttggtttgatttactccttaaggagaaggcaaaggctctcagccatacaaccttatttattatatttaaaaaaatatttagcaatcGGTGGCAAACATTATTTGCTTATAAAATGAACAGGACAAGGAAACTGGGTTATGATGCTAATTGTGTTGGTTGttgaatgataattatattatttgtaatgttaGATAAtcattttgttgtaatatgcACGTCTTTAATGTGTAATAATAAAGTGATATAAAtttctactatttttttttattgttgtgtacTAATGTCGGCTATCGACTAGGAAGGATTGTGGCTGTATGtgtgaatttgtttttttgattCCCCTGTGGTAACAACATTtcacttaaattttttatacataagtaaACCATGTTGAGAAAATACTTATGTGCTGTgaccttttttatatttgttaaactgtattattataatactccATAAATTCTCTTTGTGTTAAGCTTTTGagacttttgtttataattatctttgctTTTGTTCgtaatcaaagagaattataatatatatggaaagttCGTTATAATTGGCATATGTCATTAAgagattatttttcttttattagtttgtttttaaaatcgaaaaatGTCTGTATTTGATGGAGAAATAGAATACCAGTCGGTCTATATGGTTGATTTTACGAAAAAGGATAAACCGTGAGATATACCTTGCTATCAcctttttattctaaattaccTCTCTGTCCCGGCAGACGTCCCGCCACAGACTTTCTTAGATTCCTCGACTCAGTGGCGTAGCTTGCCGTGGAGGAgccctatatcaaaatttgttgaagcctgtcagggcagtgcgaacttttgggcgcctcCTTAGTTTAACGTAGGTATGGGTCAAGAGGGACCCCCAAATCTCGGGGGCCCTGTACCactgatacggcggtagctacgcccctgccTTGGCCACATATTATGTAGGGTACGGATTCAGTTTCTATAACTTGACGAAAGGGCCACCTATCAGGTCCAAAACTGTCCTATCTTCAAAGCTGCAACCAGTGGGCGGTGTAAAATAACCAATGCGAAGCTCCGGGCGATAGATATTTGCGAGGCCTTTTTTCTTTGTCTCTTGCCAGGTCCGGCATGAGGCCCTGGGCGTTAGCAAAATAGGCCCCCACTTACAATAATTCCGTAGGTAAGAAGCTAAAGATGCGTTGGTAAACAGCATGATATAAACAGTAAGAAATCGTGCGAGGTCTCGGACGGtaaactgatttttataatttatatacacgATGTGATTAAAATTTGCGAATAATTTCTTGCTgactaattttactttaaaaggAAAAGATAAAAGTTGCGGTCACAAAGCAGGTTTTTTGTGGTCTGGCTAGAATTCGTATATAGTACCACCTAGAAATTAAATTTAGCAATTGATAAAATGAAGGTAATCTATCGCATGAGAATTATACGCAGACGGAGAGGTGAGGAAAAATTATTGCAATATGAACTCTTTATCTTCACGATAAGTATTGATATACGTTGAATCATACGTCGTTTATATTGAGTTTCCGCCGCAATGTAGACTTACATTACGTCAAAAGTCCAAAGTCCaactacaaaattttatacgGAAAACTGAAATCTATAGTAGTTTCCCGAGGCCAGTCCGCGCCGGTCCCCTAACAGGGGACCGGCGCGGCATGTGGCCTCGGCACTCAACCACAGATGCCAGTTAGGCAATTACATGGTGCCTGCGACTGGTATATATACTGAGTGCATACGAAAATGTCACAAGCGCGATTCagaacttttttctttttcataaaatatacaaaacatttatagaTTTCTTTTATGATAATTAAGGCATggagttttttatgtttacatggttgaataataagtaaattaaactgtttaattgttattaaatttgcaaataaataaatttggtcgtgtacatttgtaatttttataatagcgAGACAAGATAGAATTGCCACCATTGTTTTACATACACGTAATTAAACGTATACTTCTTCTGgtatcattgaaataaataatttctcctGCTATGAGAAAATAtggactaaataaaaaaaaattgcgcctGTGAGTAATTTAGCTGCAGAATGGTGCAAAAGGCAAAtacttagtaaaattttaaagaaatgctATTGATTTTGTGGTCTATCTTCTATACCTGGAAATGACAATTCTGTAGGGTTTcggaaataaataagtaaatgatttttatgttagcGCGAATtttgtaagacattgaaataaaactattttgcggattttatcgcggcttgtataactttctcccgacgtttcaaagactgcagccttcatggtcacagggcggaaaattacaatataaaaaccgcaatagaatccgcaaaataattttattttaatgtctaaatcATTATTGTTACACACATTCTTCCGAAGAACAAAGCTTTCAAGTCTTTAATCCTTCGCAGTAAAAGTCCACGTCGCAAAGCCGTGGACGACGACTGCCTTATTGTGGGAATCAGCCGAGACTCCTTGAAGGCCCGAGATGCTCCCAGGAAGAGTCCAGACGTGCTCTGTCCAATCAACTTCGAATTCTACAAGGATGCTGTTGAGAgggtatttttatagtaaacaatCTTCTATGAGCACCCCGGAACTTAGAAAACACAAGTCCCCCAATACGTTTATATTCATTTCACTAATAAATACAGACAATTGTCATAAATAAGTTCTGGCCTTATGATAAGAATGTTagtgtgaaaataattaaagataagCACTCAAGATAGACTTAGTCACATAGCCGCCTAATTAATATAGGTACTCAATCGATTAAAATTTGTTTCAGAGCAAAATTACTAATGTGATTTTTGTATGATTGTCAAAGTACAGTATATAATTGTAGTTTGCAGACGATCATCCGAAGCTAACCGAGAAGTACATGTCGGCGGATATCGAGCCGACCCCGATAGATCATCAGATTCAAGACTTGAAGAGGACGGAATACCTCACGAGATACTGCTCCAGGGGTAACGTAATGAAATCGTGCGCCTGCGCACAAATGCTACTAAACTCACCGagaacattgaattacaaagtattgcacaagttaataattgtattgtgttcgttatgttaaaatattacaatagttcTTGCTGCTAGCGAAGCTGCTTGGCGACGAAACTGGGGTGGTTACAGATGACAGGTTTATCAACTAGTTACTAGTAGGCCCATCTTTAATATTTCAGGGTATCCAGCGTCAACGTGCCCAACGTCTACGTGCCAAATCTCAccgaaatccgttcagcagtttttattcttatttcaataATCATCCAAACATCAAAAATCCCAACTATCAGTAAGATTATATGATTGACCAGAGCTGCCGTTCATGTCGGTGAACCTGGCGCGTCGTGCGCGTGCTCTACAGACCCTGCGCCTCCCGGACGACGTGTACATCCCGGATACAAGCCAAAAGGGTTCCTACCGCTGCCCCAAGCCGGAGAAGTACGCCGACCCACCCTCCGCCATGTCCATGAGGCCCAAGTTTGATGACTCGTTGCAGAGTAAGGACTTAAAATACTACTACGTTCAGCTGCTAGAGTTCGACAGATTGTTCTTAGCGATAAGAACGCCTTTAACTAGCtattattaatacctaaatatgtttgtgtgattttatttattttaacttaaactaTCTAAACAGGTATTAGACCTCTCGTATGTGAAGGTTTGTCTTAAAGAACCATGCATTATTTTCGTTTAGCAGTTTTTACCAAcatggaattattatatttaatttctgcAACATATgtgaaaattaacataggactttGTAATAAAGAGCCAGTGATTTAATATCACCAAGTGACAAACACACAGCAGTGTCATGCGGTGCAATCCTATTTTTGTAGTGTTTTGTAACTCAATCGTCGGATAGTATTATTTATGAGCGATCTTGTCGTTTTCCATTAGACGACCAGCTacagttgtattaaaaaatattatttttgtttgacagGAGAACTTCGTCGTATTCTGCGCGTGCGCACCGGCGACACAACGTATGGCGCGTGTCACGGACTCTTGGCTCAAGTGGTGTTGGAGAAGAACCCCTTCGGCCCTCCGCGCGAAGAGCCCAAGTACGGCCGCTGGCTCAACCCATACACGTACACTTACAGGATCGattgaattgttttatgtttgatGTAGATTTTTGGATGtcagattaaataatttttagtgGATCGACTTTTTGTATGGTTTtactattcaataaaaatatgtatttaacacACAGTCTTAATAGACTCAgtgaaagtaaacattttataccTCCCGCTTTCAGCAAAAACTTAGAATATCTTATCagtacttacatacatacaatatttaattaatacgaCCTTCCCCGATCAGGTAGAAAATCTATATTTACCCcccatttatattatgtacatactgATTCTCAGACAATGATTGCTAGTTTGGTACGTATTCCAGAGGGACCTGCATACTTAGTATGTATCAGGCTAAATTTGGGCTAAGGCATTTTCTTGATTAATCTTTTCGTtacacttttaaaaacaataattccaGACACGAACTGTCATAGCGTAACAACGTCAAAAAATCAACCACGCCATGACATGAACAcattttatatagttatttacaaaattatcagtTTTATTATGAAGTGAATTAAACAATAGACAAAATGGATCACTATTTAACGACATATCGAAAGGACTACTTGTGGCCCAATTTGCCTGGCGCCGGGGGAGCAGCGGAGGCAGGCGGCTTGGCTGAGTATGTAGAATTTTGATACTTCTTCATGATAACGCATAGTAAAAGTGATAGAGTCTGTAGGGGAATCCATTGCTGCAAGATAAACCAGTTG contains the following coding sequences:
- the LOC115455564 gene encoding uncharacterized protein LOC115455564 — protein: MSVFDGEIEYQSVYMVDFTKKDKPKSPRRKAVDDDCLIVGISRDSLKARDAPRKSPDVLCPINFEFYKDAVERFADDHPKLTEKYMSADIEPTPIDHQIQDLKRTEYLTRYCSRELPFMSVNLARRARALQTLRLPDDVYIPDTSQKGSYRCPKPEKYADPPSAMSMRPKFDDSLQRELRRILRVRTGDTTYGACHGLLAQVVLEKNPFGPPREEPKYGRWLNPYTYTYRID